In Chlorobiota bacterium, the sequence TTTTCTCCAATCCATACTTCTCCGCCAACTCATCGAACTGGCTGAACAAGAGGTCCAACCCCGTCACCAACTCCTGTGGTGTGATCCGTTGCGAAAGCACCGTGAACCCAACAATGTCGGCAAACAACACCGTCACCGACTCGAACGATTCAGCGATATGTTCCTCGCCGCGAACAACACGTTCGGCGATGGTTGGTGGAAGGATGTTGTGGAGCACCCGTTTGGTGGCTTCGGCATCGGCGCGTTCGGCGGCGGTGCGTTTTTCCATCTCCGCAATCTGCCGTTGTTGCTCTACTTGGATTGCCTTCTTTTTCGCTTCCTCACTTTGGACTTCTTGGTAGAGTTCTTGGAATTTTTTGAAGTGGGTGAGTGCTTCCTCAAAGCGGCCTTCTTGTTCGTAGAGGGTGGCTAAGGATTTGTGGGCATCATAGCCTTTTGTTCCTAGCTCCTCGCCCAGGGCGATTGCTTGGCAGAGGAGTTCTTCGGCTTTAGCAGGGTTGTACTCGGCGAATGCTTGTTGGGAATAGAGCGAGCCAAGATTTCCAATGATCCTAACAACACTAAAACGATCGCCAATTTCTTCCTGCAAGGCAAGCGCACGGGTGTAATGCTCCAGGGCTTTCGGATACTCCAAAAGTTCCCGGTACACGTTCCCGAGACCGCTGATGGCACTGGCAACGCCGGAGCGAATTCCAAGCTCTTCATGCAAGGCAATCGCACGGGCGTAATGCTCCAACGCCTTTGGGTAATCCAACAGGGAGGAATACAAGCTCCCAATGTTTCCGGTGATGTTAGCAACACCGGCACGGTTCCCAAGCTCTTCATGCAAGGCAAGTGCGCGGGTGGCATACTCCAACGCCCTTGGGTAGTCCAACAGGGAGTAGTACACAATCCCAATGTTTCCGGTGGCATTAGCAATACCAACACGGTTCCCAAGCTCTTCATGCAAGGCAAGCCCGTGGCTGTAATACTCCAACGCCCCTGGGTAGTCGGAGATGGAAGCATAGACATTCCCGATGTTGACGGTGATGTTGGCAATTTCCAAACGCTCGCCAATCGCTTCAAGCAAGGCAAGCGCACGGGTGTAATACTCTAGGGCCTTCGGGTATTCCGAGAGGTTCCGGTACACGGTTCCGATGCTTCCTGTTGCGCGTGCAACACCGGCACGGTCACCAATCTCCTCATGCACAGTAAGGCCACGGCGGTAATACTCCAACGCTTTCGGGTAATCCGCTGTGCGCAGGCACACATTTCCAATGTTTCCGATAACACCAGCAACACCAGCACGATATCCAAGCTCTTCATACATGGCAAGTGCGCGGTGGTAATACTCCAACGCTGTTGGGTATTCCGAAAGATCAGAGTAGGCATTCCCGATGTTCCGGGTGGCAATCGCTGCATTGAAACGGTCGCCAAGTTCTTCATGCAAGGCAAGGCCACGGCGGTAATACTCCAACGCCTTCGGGTATTCCGAACGATCCATATAGACATTCCCGATGTTGACGGTGACGCTGGCAATGCCTGATCGCTCGCCAAGTTCTTCATACAAAGCAATCGCACGGTGGTAATACTCCAATGCCTTTGGGTGCTCCGAAAGCCGCAAGTGCGTATTCCCGATGCTTGTGATGGCAGCGGCAACACCAGAAGCATCGCCAAGCTCTTCATACAGCTGCAACGACTCCTCCAGCAATGGCAACGCCGTGCGGTACTCACCCCTCCGCCAATACACCACCCCTTGCTGGCGTAGTGCTGCGGCCTCGGCGGCCAACTCCCCCGCTTGCTTGGCTGCGGCCTGGGCTTCCTCGGCAACAGCAAGGCTTTCGGCATATTGACTTTGCTGGGCTAACTCCTGCGCAAGTTGGTTCAACGCACCAGCGCGCTCGGCGGGCGTGGTGGCTGCGGTCACGGCGGCGCGCAGGTCTGTCAGGGTTGTGTCTGGATTCATTTCGTTGATGGATGTAGAAAATATGTTCGGTGTTCCCCTTTCCCTGTATCTCGATTACTCCATGGTTGGTGAAAGCAAGTGCTTATTCCCCATTACTCGATATTTAATCTAGATTCTTAGCAGAGTGATTTCAACTATATTCGCTGATTCTATGATGCCAGCATAGGATGCTTTCATGCGGTTCAACTACCAACCGTTGGCAAACTACGGGCATTTTGCCTTCCCAATGCTTATTCAACAGCAACCAATACAGCAACCATTACCAATGCTACGGATGAAGACTTTGCGAACGACGCTGCGTGCCGCTGCCTTCCTGTTGCTTGCAACCACGGCAACGCTGCTTGCACAACCCACACCAACGCCACACCCAACGGTCAACACGATTGGCAATATGGGAATCGGGACCATGCGCCCTGATTCGTTCAAGTTGGAAGTTGCTGGCGGCATTGGCCCCAGCACCAACAACTTGTTTTCGTTGGGGTCATCAACCCGGCGTTGGGAGGATTTATTTCTTGGTCCGAACAGCCTTCATATCGGCATCAATGGAAGCGAGGGGATCATCGGCTACGACCCGATCACCAAATCCTTCCTGTTTGACCCGGACGGCGACGGCGTGTATGAGGCGATCATGGATGCGAATGGCTATATCGCCGTTGGCACCACAAGCACGCTAAACCCCCTTACCATCGAGGGAGATGCGGACCAATTGGTGCTGCAACGCAAAACCACCAGCCCAACCCGCGTCAGCCAGAAATTCAACCTGCTTGGTGACTACTGGCAGGTTGGAACCGACAACACCAACAGCGCGGGCCAGTTCTTCTTTGATGCGAACGAAATCCGCCGCGTTGTTTTCAACAAGAATGGGAACGTTGGATTGGGAACCGTGACCCCAGCGAACGTGCTGGATGTTGAAGGTGGCGCAGCAATCGGCGCAGCTTACTCCGGCACAACCGCCGCACCCGCAAATGGCTTGATCGTGGAAGGAAGCACGGGCTTGGGGACCACAACTCCGCAAAGCAAACTGGATGTTGAAGGTGGCGCGGCAATCGGCGCAACCTACTCCGGCACAACCGCCGCACCCGCAAACGGCTTGATCGTGGAAGGAAGCACGGGCTTGGGGACCACAACTCCGCAAAGCAAACTGGATGTTGAAGGTGGCGCGGCAATCGGCACAACCTACTCCGGCACAACCGCCGCACCCGCAAACGGACTGTTGGTGGAAGGGAACGTTGGCATTGGGACCACCTCTCCCAGCGACTTCAAACTGCAAGTTGCCGGCCATGTTGGCCCCAATGCCGACTACGCCTACGATCTTGGCTCCACAGCAAAACGCTGGCGCGGTCTCTATCTGGATTCCACCGGGCTGAGCATGGGAACCGGGACGAACCAGGGATTTATTAGCTACAGCACCTCCACAAACTCCTTCCGCTTTAATCCAAGCGGCGATGGAACACCAGAAGCGGTGATGGACATCAACGGGAACTTCTCCGTTGGAACCACCACCACCGACAACCCGGCAACCATCGTTGGTGACCCCGATCAGCTTGTGTTGCAGCCGAAGGCCGCCGCGCCAAACTCACAGCGGATTGCACGGCTGAAATTGGATGGTCCAGCGAACGATTTCCACATTGGAATGCCGGACAGCAGCGGAACGTTGATCTTTAACGGAAACGGCGGCGTGGAGAACATGGCGTTGGATCAATCGGGGAACTTGTCGGTGGCGGGGAACATTACTCCATCGGGAACCAGCAAAACGTTGGGAACAACCGCCACACGCTGGGAGGACCTGTTTGTTGGCCCAACCAGCGTTCACATCGGCAACGCTGCCAGCGATGAAACCGTGCTGAGCTATGCCAACTCCAGCAGCACCAAACGGATGCAGGTGGATGCCGACGGCGATGGCGACAACGAAGCCACCATCACCGGAGCCGGGCGCATGGGCATTGGAACCGATCTTCCACAAAGCACGCTGGATGTTGAAGGTGGCGCGGCAATCGGCGCAACCTACTCCGGAACAACCGCCGCACCAACCAACGGTTTGTTGGTGGAAGGAAACATTGGCGTTGGAACAACCTCCACCAGTGACTTCAAACTGCAAGTGGAAGGGACCGTTGGCCCGAACACCGACAACACCTACTCGCTTGGCTCGGCATCGAAACGGTGGACCAAGGTGTTCACCAGCAGCGGGCTTGACATCAACGGCCCGCTGACCGTGGCCGGAAGCGCGGGGACAGCAGGGCAATACCTTGCCTCGCAAGGCGCATCCACCGCTCCGGCTTGGAAGAACCTTGCCGACACCGTTTGGAGCCTTGCCGGCAACAGCATCACCGACGACACCACGCGCTACTTGGGCACCAACAACGCCCAAGACCTTGCGTTTGCAACCGAAGGAATAATCCGTGCACGGTTCCTCCGCTCAACCGGCGCACCGCTGGATTACGAAGGATCGTTTGTCCCGGAAGTGGATTCCGCCGTAAGCCTAGGTTCTCCAGAACGGCGCTGGCGTTCGTTATATGTAACCGGTGGAAGTATTCATATCGGGCGGTTCAGTGCTGGTGGCATTGCCAACCTTAAAGGAGGCCCCAGCACGCAATCCAGTGCCGACGGAGCCACCATCAGCTACGACAACACCAATGATGTGCTGGTGATTGATAAACCGATCAACAGCGGCGGAACAACCCAGCCCGATTTGAACAACGTCTTCTCCCTGGGATCAACAACAAATCGCTGGAAGGATCTCTACTTAGGCCCCAGCACATTGTTTATCGGGACAAGCACCTCCGATGAAGCAAAGGTCAGCTACAACACCGCTGCCAACGAACTTCGGATTGACATGGATAACACCGGAGGACCGGAACTCACGCTGACCCAAACTGGAGGAATCAACATCACCGGCAAAGCAACATCGGCAGCAACGGTCGGTGCCGATGCTGCCACAACCCTTACCACCAAAGGCTACGTGGATGGAACCGTTAGTGCCATCACCCTTAGCGGCGACGTGACAGGGGCGACCGGCACAACAACCATTGCCACCACCGCAGGGGCAGGGGCAAACATTGTGGCGGCAATCAATGCCAGCAGCAGCACCATCAACGATGCTCGGTTGGCAGCAAGCCTTTCCCGCGATACCGAATCGCCGGCGGCTGGTGATGTGAGCGGTTCGCTGGCGGCTGGCTATAGCGTCAACTCCGTGCAATCTGGTGCTGGAGCCTCCATCATCACGGCAATCAATGCTGCGGCAGGAACCATTAACGCTGCACGGGTTGGAAACGGATTGACCAACACGCAAGTCAACGACGACCTCTCCATCACGGCTGGAACCATCGAGAACTCTCCGATTGGGGCAACCACTGCTTCCACCGGACGGTTCACCACCATCACCGGGACCACGCTCCCAGCAAGCAGCACCTCCACCAACATCGTCACCTCCAACAGTGGCGCGTTGGAGACCCGAACCATCGCTTCGCTCAACGGGGTCATCGGCGTTTCAGCCGATAGCTCCATCGTTGGTGATGGAACCACGGGATCGCCACTTGGAGTTGATCTTTCAGAAACCAACACCTGGACCGGCGAACAGACCTTCCCAACAACCGCCGCCCAGGGTGATGCCTTGATCGCTTCGGTCAATGCCGGAACCACAACACTCAACGCTGCACGGATTGGAAATGGCTTGACCAACACGCAAGTCAACGACGACCTCTCCATCACGGCTGGAACCATCGAGAACTCTCCGATTGGGGCAACCACTGCTTCCACCGGGCGGTTCACCACCATCACCGGGACCACGCTCCCAGCAAGCAGCACCTCCACCAACATCGTCACCTCCAACAGTGGCGCGTTGGAGACTCGAACCCTTGCTTCGCTGGCCGGGGTCATTGGCGTTTCAGCTGATAGCTCCATCGTTGGTGATGGAACCACAGGATCGCCACTTGGAGTTGATCTTTCAGAAACCAACACCTGGACCGGCGAACAGACCTTCCCAACAACCGCCGCCCAGGGTGATGCCTTGATCGCTTCGGTCAATGCCGGAACCACAACACTCAACGCTGCACGGATTGGAAATGGCTTGACCAACACGCAAGTCAACGACGACCTCTCCATCACGGCTGGAACCATCGAGAACTCTCCGATTGGGGCAACCACTGCTTCCACCGGACGGTTCACCACCATCACCGGGACCACGCTCCCAGCAAGCAGCACCTCCACCAACATCGTCACCTCCAACAGTGGCGCGTTGGAGACCCGAACCATCGCTTCGCTCAACGGGGTCATCGGCGTTTCAGCCGATAGCTCCATCGTTGGTGATGGAACCACGGGATCGCCACTTGGAGTTGATCTTTCAGAAACCAACACCTGGACCGGCGAACAAACATTCCCAATAACTGCCGCGCAGGGTGATGCCTTGATCGCTTCGGTCAACAGTGGAACAAGCACGATCAACGATGCTCAGTTGGCAGCAAGCCTTTCCCGCGATACCGAGTCGCCGGCGGCTGGTGATGTGAGCGGTTCGTTGAGTGCTGGGTACAGCGTCAACTCCGTGCAATCTGGTGCTGGAGCCTCCATCATCACGGCAATCAATGCTGCGACGGGAACCATTGACGCAGCACGGATTGGAAACGGATTGACCGATGCACAGGTTGGGAACACCTTGACGCTAACCGGAGGCGCGATTGATGGAGTTGCCATTGGCGCAACCACCGCTTCCACCGGAAAGTTCACCACGCTGACGGCTACGTCCGAGACGGTGCTAAGCCACGACAACAGTTTGGTTGGCGATGCCAACGGAACGATCCCGAACGGCACCTCGGTGGCGGTAATCAAGAACGGGACGGCCAACAGCAACCCGGCAGCTATCACCATCACCCTGCCAAGCGCGGTGGTGGGCCAGGTGTTGTGGATTTACAATGCCGATGCCAACGCGACGGCAACCCTTTCTCCAGTTCCAATGGCTGGCAGCACAACCATTCCTGCTGGCGGCCGCCTGATGCTGATCTACGTGAACAGCGGGACCGCAGGCTGGGTTGCCTGGTAACTGCGAACGATTGGACGGAGGAAGCGTTGTGGCTTCCTCCGTCTAATTGTTGGATAGCATTGCTGCCTGTTCCTTTCCGCAAGCATCACTTTGGCCCCCCGCCATGCATCGCTGCTGCTTGCCGCGCCTATTCAAGGCTGGTTCCTTTCCATCACATCACACTTTTGTGATGCCTCCTCCATTCATTGTGCGGTCTGGAGACGCAATGAACACAGTATCCTTCCAAGCCATCAATAATGCCACGCAAACCGGAACCCTGCCGAGCAAGGAGTATGTCCAAGAACGCCAGCTTGGCCACTCCTGGAAGGTGACGCAGGATCATTTGATTCCGATTGCCATTGGCATCACGGGTCACCGTGATATTCGCCCGCAAGACCTTCCACAATTGGAAGCCGCGTTGCAAGGGGTGTTGCGCGATGTACGCCAGCGTTATCCCAGCACCCCCATCACCGTCATCTCCGCCCTTGCCGAAGGGGCCGACCGCCTTGCAGCGCGAATCGCTTTGCAGGAAAACGCACGCCTTGTTGTCCCCTTGCCGATGCGGCGCGATCTGTACGAAGCCGACTTCCCAACCGAGGCCTCGCGCCATGAGTTTGCCGAACTGCTGGCCCAAGCGTGGTCCTGGTTCGAGCTTCCACTGCTGCCGGGCGTGACCGAGGAGGAGATCAGCGTCTATGGCCCCGCGCGCGACCGCCAGTACGCCTACGTTGGCGCGTACCTTGCCCGCAACAGCCAAGTGTTGATTGCCATGTGGGATGGCATCCCGCTTGATCTGGTTGGCGGAACCGCCTTCATTGTGGAGTTCCAGCTGAAAGGGATTCCGCCGACGTATATCCCGCGCCACAGCATCTTCGAGCCTGAAGAGACCGGGCCGGTCTATCACATCGTCACGCCAAGGATGCGGAACCCGCAGCCCCCGGGCAACGCCGGCACGCTGCGGAAATTCTACCCCGAACGATTCGGAAGCCAACTGCACGGGGAGCATGTGTTCCAGGGGATGCTGGCGCGAATTGAGCAGCTGAACCGCGCTGTTGGTCGCCAGCCCGCGCCCGCGCTGCCACGTTTTGCGGCGCAACTGCACAGCTCCAACAACCACGAAGCCTTGCAAACCTTGCAGCGTTTCCTGCTGATTGACCAGCTGGCCACCGCCGAACAAAACCGTGCTTCCCGCAAAACGCTGGCGTTGTGTGTTGCCTCGATGCTGCTGATTGTGGTGATGAACATTTTTGTGCTGATCTCCATCTCCACCTCCTTGCTCTTCCCTCTGCTTCTGATACTGATGGCTGGCGGATGGGCGGCGTATCTGCTGCGGGGCGTTTCTCCATATTTCGATTACCGCGCATTGGCCGAGGGGCTTCGCGTGCGGACCTTCTGGCTGCTGGCGGGCATTCACCAGCCGGTGGCCGAGCATTATTTGGGGAAGCAACGGAGCGAGCTGGATTGGGTTCGGCAAAGCCTGCGGGTGATGACGCTTCCGATGATGCAGGGCCAGCGATTCCAGGTCTCACCATCTTGCGCCACCGATAGCACCCATTGGCAGAGTATCGAGGAAGAGTGGGTTGCCACGCAAGAACGCTACTACGCCGCCGCCGCAAAACGGGAGGAGGTCCTGGCTCGCCGTGCGCGTGGAATCGGCGTGGTGGTGCTGCTTAGTGGAACCTTTGTGACGCTGCTGCAGATACTATGGGGAAAGCAGATGGACCAAACGCCCCTTGTGGCAATCCTCTACGCCGAATGGCTTGTGCCGTTGGCGGTGGGGCTGCTTCTGATGCTGGTGGTGCGGACCACAATGCAAGATTATGGCCGCCGCTACGAGCGGATGGCAACCCTGTTTGCGCAGGGCCGGCGAATCCTGCATGATCTTCTCTCCAGCCAAGAATATGAGGGTGCCCAGCAGATGGTGACCGACTTGGGGAAGGAAGCCTTGAACGAAAACGGCGAGTGGCTGCTTCGGCACCGCAACCGCCCGATCATCGTGCCGCACCGCGAGTGAGCAGCCGCGCCCCTGC encodes:
- a CDS encoding tetratricopeptide repeat protein, yielding MNPDTTLTDLRAAVTAATTPAERAGALNQLAQELAQQSQYAESLAVAEEAQAAAKQAGELAAEAAALRQQGVVYWRRGEYRTALPLLEESLQLYEELGDASGVAAAITSIGNTHLRLSEHPKALEYYHRAIALYEELGERSGIASVTVNIGNVYMDRSEYPKALEYYRRGLALHEELGDRFNAAIATRNIGNAYSDLSEYPTALEYYHRALAMYEELGYRAGVAGVIGNIGNVCLRTADYPKALEYYRRGLTVHEEIGDRAGVARATGSIGTVYRNLSEYPKALEYYTRALALLEAIGERLEIANITVNIGNVYASISDYPGALEYYSHGLALHEELGNRVGIANATGNIGIVYYSLLDYPRALEYATRALALHEELGNRAGVANITGNIGSLYSSLLDYPKALEHYARAIALHEELGIRSGVASAISGLGNVYRELLEYPKALEHYTRALALQEEIGDRFSVVRIIGNLGSLYSQQAFAEYNPAKAEELLCQAIALGEELGTKGYDAHKSLATLYEQEGRFEEALTHFKKFQELYQEVQSEEAKKKAIQVEQQRQIAEMEKRTAAERADAEATKRVLHNILPPTIAERVVRGEEHIAESFESVTVLFADIVGFTVLSQRITPQELVTGLDLLFSQFDELAEKYGLEKIKTIGDAYMAVSGLPESREDHAESAARMAIELVEVVAGFDGLGDGIQLQVRIGLHSGEVVAGIIGKKKFAYDLWGDAVNTASRMESHGEAGKIHVSEEFAEELRRSGGELSITLEERGELTIKGKGTLRTYFLNPSTK